Proteins from one Armatimonadota bacterium genomic window:
- a CDS encoding efflux RND transporter periplasmic adaptor subunit: MSDRAPIRPIPVPLRVILAMLVLAGAGTLIVRATRNLRADENGPIRASGIVEARTIEIASEVPGTVLVCEVREGDRVDKDDLIATVAGEASAAEVARAEAAVEAARANLDRAMAALQLQQGIASGDVRRAAAGVSTARARSRDVQSGSRPQEIAAAKANSSQARAAMEAAEARLRQLEAGLRPEEIRQAEASYEAASADVDRARAQLADIEAGARDQEIEQARAQVQKARTAREKARKDYDRVVSMVAQGAMSQQELDRATAAYEAADADLAAAEQALSLVRAGPRPDQVQAARAQLDQALARQRSASEALTLARKGPRQEDIDQARALVRQTRASYESALAQLSLVRAGSRQGAIETARGQVGEAQASLLLARENQRQVDIRKQEAEAAQAQLAQAQAALIAAKANLEKFTVAAPRAGTISEVYVRPGEVVKPGSSLVSLVDFSETWVTVYVPEPLLPRIRLGQPASVLVDGMPDVRFPGTVRHIATEAEFTPKYVQTQEERARTVFAVEVAVDNQDGLLKPGMPADVEFAASAEGQVAP; this comes from the coding sequence ATGAGTGACCGCGCGCCCATCAGGCCCATCCCGGTGCCGCTGCGTGTCATTCTGGCCATGCTGGTGCTCGCCGGGGCCGGCACGCTGATTGTCCGCGCTACTCGGAACCTGCGTGCCGACGAAAACGGCCCCATACGCGCCAGCGGAATCGTGGAGGCTCGCACCATCGAGATCGCCAGCGAAGTACCGGGGACCGTCCTGGTCTGCGAAGTGCGCGAGGGCGACCGTGTGGACAAGGATGACCTCATAGCCACTGTTGCTGGCGAGGCGAGTGCTGCCGAGGTGGCCCGCGCAGAGGCGGCAGTGGAAGCAGCCCGGGCCAATCTTGATCGCGCGATGGCCGCGCTGCAGCTTCAGCAGGGCATCGCATCGGGCGACGTGAGAAGAGCGGCAGCAGGTGTGAGCACCGCCCGGGCACGCTCCAGAGACGTGCAGTCCGGTTCACGTCCCCAGGAGATCGCCGCTGCGAAAGCCAATTCCAGCCAGGCCCGTGCAGCTATGGAAGCAGCAGAAGCCCGACTTCGGCAATTGGAAGCCGGCCTGCGCCCTGAGGAGATTCGCCAGGCCGAGGCATCCTACGAGGCAGCATCTGCGGACGTTGACCGCGCCAGGGCGCAGCTCGCCGATATTGAGGCCGGTGCCCGGGACCAAGAGATCGAGCAAGCCCGCGCCCAGGTGCAAAAGGCCCGCACCGCCCGGGAGAAGGCGCGGAAGGACTACGACCGCGTGGTCTCCATGGTCGCTCAGGGCGCCATGTCCCAGCAGGAACTGGACCGCGCCACCGCTGCATACGAGGCGGCAGACGCCGACCTCGCCGCAGCCGAACAGGCGCTCTCCCTGGTGCGCGCAGGCCCCAGGCCGGACCAGGTTCAGGCGGCCCGGGCCCAGCTGGATCAGGCGCTGGCTCGGCAACGCAGCGCGTCCGAGGCCCTGACCCTCGCCCGTAAGGGCCCTCGGCAGGAGGACATCGACCAGGCCCGCGCCCTTGTGCGACAGACCCGGGCCAGCTACGAATCAGCCCTCGCTCAACTCAGCCTCGTCCGCGCCGGATCACGACAGGGCGCCATCGAGACCGCACGTGGGCAGGTGGGCGAGGCCCAGGCATCCCTGCTCCTTGCCCGCGAGAACCAGCGGCAGGTAGACATCCGAAAGCAGGAAGCCGAAGCTGCGCAAGCTCAGCTCGCGCAGGCTCAAGCGGCCCTCATTGCGGCCAAAGCGAACCTGGAGAAGTTCACCGTCGCCGCCCCGCGCGCCGGGACGATCAGTGAGGTGTACGTCCGCCCGGGGGAAGTAGTGAAGCCCGGGTCGTCACTGGTAAGCCTGGTGGACTTCAGCGAGACCTGGGTCACCGTCTACGTGCCGGAGCCTCTGCTGCCCCGCATCCGCCTGGGGCAGCCCGCCTCAGTCCTTGTGGACGGAATGCCCGACGTCAGATTCCCCGGAACGGTCCGGCACATCGCTACCGAAGCAGAGTTCACGCCGAAATACGTGCAGACCCAGGAAGAGCGCGCTCGGACGGTTTTTGCAGTGGAAGTTGCCGTTGATAACCAGGACGGGCTGCTGAAACCCGGAATGCCCGCCGATGTGGAGTTCGCAGCCAGTGCCGAAGGACAGGTAGCCCCGTGA
- a CDS encoding TetR/AcrR family transcriptional regulator gives MPPAADSLRDQTPVAEFDRRCQIIQAAARAFARKGYHATTVKDIAAEADLSPGTLYLYFPGKRDILTAFLEHGMGLAREYLKTIDGLNPHDALVAVIEERLGFLRDHRDLVKVLISEALFDPELASRLEDQIVAQLDSFIAELTERLAPGMTDPRQLRLAARTFQAQVIFWGVLWPTIAPSQAAALRVTAEELATILLSGIQGLGRLVSADE, from the coding sequence CGCCGCTGCCAGATAATCCAGGCTGCCGCGCGGGCTTTCGCGCGCAAGGGCTATCACGCCACCACCGTAAAGGACATTGCTGCCGAAGCAGACCTCTCGCCCGGCACCCTCTACCTCTACTTCCCGGGCAAGCGCGACATACTCACTGCTTTCCTCGAGCACGGCATGGGGCTTGCCCGCGAGTATCTCAAGACCATCGATGGTCTCAACCCGCATGATGCGCTGGTGGCGGTGATCGAAGAGCGCCTCGGCTTCCTTCGAGACCATCGCGATCTCGTGAAAGTCCTCATCAGCGAAGCGCTTTTTGACCCCGAACTTGCGTCGCGCCTGGAAGATCAGATCGTCGCCCAACTGGACAGCTTCATCGCGGAACTCACGGAGCGTCTGGCCCCCGGAATGACCGACCCGCGACAACTGCGCCTCGCCGCCCGCACTTTCCAGGCGCAGGTCATCTTCTGGGGGGTCCTGTGGCCCACCATCGCCCCGAGCCAGGCCGCTGCGTTACGGGTCACCGCGGAGGAACTCGCGACCATTCTCCTGTCGGGCATCCAAGGTCTTGGAAGGCTGGTGTCGGCGGATGAGTGA
- a CDS encoding ABC transporter ATP-binding protein, with translation MSSALAIAAKGLRKNFGEVVACAGVDLTVSTGEIVGLLGPDGAGKTTTMRILCGILRPESGSAQVAGHDVLRQPEAVKQRIGYLPQRFSLHRDLTVDENIRYFADLYGVPRGTWEERREELLEITYMKPFRARQAGRLSGGMRQKLSLLCTLIHRPEVVLLDEPTTGVDPVSRRDFWKILYDLPRQGVAMLISTPYMDEASRCNRVALMYEGVVIAADTPAALREAIQGAIYEVSCIPQRTAREALKACPEVAGVEVFGDRLHVLMRPGADAQPIRKALADAQVDCRRIQETEPSLEDVFMTMVAERHGKLAGAERTT, from the coding sequence GTGAGCTCCGCTCTGGCCATCGCCGCGAAGGGGCTGCGCAAGAACTTCGGCGAAGTCGTCGCCTGCGCTGGTGTGGACTTGACGGTGAGCACCGGCGAAATCGTGGGCCTGCTCGGTCCCGACGGCGCCGGGAAGACCACGACCATGCGCATCCTCTGCGGCATCCTGCGCCCCGAGTCCGGCTCCGCGCAGGTGGCTGGACATGACGTCCTGCGCCAACCCGAGGCAGTCAAGCAGCGCATCGGCTACCTGCCCCAGCGCTTCAGCCTCCACCGGGACCTCACTGTGGACGAGAACATCCGCTACTTCGCCGACCTGTACGGGGTTCCACGCGGGACCTGGGAGGAGCGGCGCGAGGAATTGCTGGAGATCACCTACATGAAGCCATTCCGGGCACGTCAAGCGGGGCGACTCTCCGGTGGCATGCGCCAGAAGCTCTCTCTCCTGTGCACCCTCATCCATCGGCCCGAAGTCGTGCTCCTGGACGAGCCCACCACAGGCGTCGATCCCGTTTCGCGCCGAGATTTCTGGAAGATTCTTTATGACCTCCCGCGCCAGGGGGTCGCCATGCTCATCAGCACCCCGTATATGGACGAGGCCTCGCGCTGCAACCGCGTCGCCCTCATGTATGAGGGAGTGGTGATCGCTGCAGATACTCCTGCCGCTTTGCGGGAGGCGATTCAGGGCGCCATCTACGAGGTCTCATGCATCCCACAACGCACCGCGCGCGAGGCGCTCAAAGCCTGCCCGGAAGTCGCAGGGGTCGAGGTCTTCGGTGATCGTCTCCACGTGCTCATGCGCCCGGGCGCCGACGCGCAGCCAATCCGCAAGGCCCTGGCGGATGCACAGGTCGACTGCCGTCGCATCCAAGAGACCGAGCCATCGCTGGAAGATGTCTTCATGACCATGGTCGCCGAGAGACACGGAAAGTTGGCCGGGGCAGAAAGGACGACCTGA